From a region of the Saccharomyces paradoxus chromosome IV, complete sequence genome:
- the BCP1 gene encoding protein-transporting protein BCP1 (Essential protein involved in nuclear export of Mss4p~similar to YDR361C) produces MVQAIKLNDLKNRKRKNAEEENGSEESEIDISSTDSENEEEQNGEEEIVNIDFDFFGGNPDVDFHALKNLLRQLFGPQESARIQLSNLADLILGSPTTTIKTDGKESDPYCFLSFVDFKANHLSDYAKYLQKVDMRLSTFFKTIIDSGNKNCALVLSERLINMPPEVVPPLYKITLEDVVAALGDEKHYDFYVIVSRKYEVNFDTDDDTGFGKKSKSKDERSKKRVKADEVDYFHEEDRFFEKYAKIHFESEAKKGVISSYMILDHDGLVKSIDELETEISTW; encoded by the coding sequence ATGGTTCAAGCTATCAAACTAAATGATTTAAAAAAcaggaagagaaaaaatgcagaggaagaaaatggcAGTGAAGAGTCAGAAATTGACATCAGTAGTACCGATTCAGAGAACgaagaagagcaaaatggagaagaagagatcGTAAATATTGACTTCGATTTTTTCGGTGGTAACCCAGATGTTGATTTCCACGCTTTAAAGAACTTATTGCGTCAGTTATTTGGTCCCCAAGAAAGTGCCAGGATTCAACTAAGCAACCTTGCAGATTTAATCCTAGGTTCCCCAACCACCACAATTAAAACCGACGGTAAAGAATCTGATCCATactgttttctttccttcgTCGATTTCAAGGCTAATCACCTCAGTGATTATGCCaaatatttacaaaaagTGGACATGAGACTCtctacttttttcaaaactatCATCGATAGCGGCAACAAAAACTGTGCTTTGGTTCTCAGTGAAAGGCTGATTAATATGCCACCGGAAGTCGTCCCACCTTTATATAAGATTACATTAGAGGATGTTGTCGCGGCACTTGGAGATGAAAAACATTATGATTTCTATGTCATCGTTTCCAGGAAGTATGAAGTAAATTTTGACACTGACGATGATACTGGATTTGGTAAGAAGAGTAAAAGTAAAGAtgaaagatcaaaaaaaagggtgAAGGCCGACGAAGTAGACTACTTTCATGAGGAAGACCggttttttgaaaagtatgCCAAGATTCACTTCGAATCAGAAGCTAAAAAGGGTGTTATCAGCTCATATATGATTCTTGACCACGACGGCCTTGTCAAAAGTATCGATGAATTGGAAACAGAAATTTCCACTTGGTAA
- the TFC6 gene encoding transcription factor TFIIIC subunit TFC6 (Subunit of RNA polymerase III transcription initiation factor complex~similar to YDR362C) produces the protein MAVVPAKKRGRPRKSVVAEVAYDSLGIPVSGDSETKRPRRNASKKAVANLAQLVNVDRDDVINTAQVNNVDDTDDDDFILNEEGDSEESDNVEIECENDLEPAGNEVSDLNGSGSGASDRSNGKKKTVQKPRLKKALAKNVKSGFPGSSLGQKGRPIRLLKDLSSARDKIERIYGVNREKLLLLAKVKEGFETSVFDFPFKNIQPDSPYFVCLEPPCNRENAYNKVIGDKNKTIYHEINKMEFENMVKLRTKRLKLLIGGVDAVVSTDDKIDFPVLPNGKRHGFIYNVGGLVTDIAWLNSDTGENIQYLAVAVSQYMDEPLNEHLEMFAKEKHSSCIQIFKMNTSDLHCVKVQTIVHSFGEVWDLKWHEGCRASHLVGCLSFVSQEGTINFLEIIDNATDLHLFKMCEKPSLTLSLADSLITTFDFLSPTTVVCGLKNGFVAEFDLTDPELPSFYEQVHDSYILSVSTAYSDFEDTVVSTVAVDGYFYIFNPKNIATTKTTVSRFRGSNLVPVVYCPQIYSYIYSDGASSLRAVPPRAAFAVHPLVSRETTITAIGASRLHPMVLAGSADGSLIITNAARRLLHGIKNGSATQKSLRLWKWDYSIKDDKYRMDSAYEVYPLTVNDVSKARIDAHGINITCAKWNETSAGGKCYAFSNSAGLLTLEYLS, from the coding sequence ATGGCAGTAGTACctgcaaagaaaagaggaagacCTAGAAAATCTGTGGTAGCAGAAGTTGCCTATGACAGTTTGGGCATACCAGTATCTGGAGATTCAGAAACTAAAAGGCCCAGAAGAAACGCTTCGAAGAAGGCGGTTGCAAATCTGGCGCAGTTAGTGAATGTTGATCGCGATGATGTGATAAATACTGCACAAGTCAATAATGTTGATGACACCGACGATGACGATTTTATATTGAATGAGGAAGGGGATAGTGAAGAAAGCGACAATGTTGAGATCGAATGTGAGAACGATTTAGAGCCTGCTGGAAATGAAGTGTCGGACCTAAACGGTAGTGGAAGTGGGGCCTCTGATCGATCTAACGGTAAGAAAAAGACTGTCCAGAAACCTCGCCTCAAGAAAGCTCTGGCTAAAAATGTGAAGAGCGGCTTCCCAGGGTCAAGTCTGGGACAGAAGGGCCGTCCTATTAGGCTACTAAAAGATCTTTCAAGTGCAAGAGATAAGATTGAAAGAATTTACGGAGTGAATAGAGAAAAGTTATTACTGCTAGCAAAGGTTAAGGAAGGCTTCGAAACTAGCGTTTTTGATTTCCCATTCAAGAATATCCAGCCAGATTCCCCATATTTCGTATGTCTAGAGCCACCATGTAATAGGGAAAATGCATATAATAAAGTTATTGGggataaaaacaaaactatATATCATGAAATTAATAAGATGGAGTTTGAAAATATGGTTAAATTAAGAACGAAAAGATTGAAATTACTTATTGGGGGAGTCGATGCAGTGGTGTCCACTGACGATAAAATAGACTTTCCAGTGCTTCCTAACGGCAAAAGACATGGGTTTATTTACAATGTAGGAGGATTAGTAACTGATATTGCATGGCTCAATAGTGATACAGGTGAGAATATACAATATCTTGCCGTTGCGGTATCGCAGTACATGGATGAGCCTCTGAATGAGCATCTGGAAATGTTTGCCAAGGAGAAACACTCCTCCTGTAtacaaattttcaaaatgaataCTTCTGATCTACATTGCGTAAAGGTTCAAACTATCGTGCACTCATTTGGTGAGGTGTGGGATCTCAAATGGCACGAAGGATGTCGCGCATCCCATCTGGTTGGCTGTTTATCATTCGTGAGCCAGGAAGGAACGATAAATTTCTTGGAGATTATTGATAATGCAACTGATCTTCACCTGTTTAAGATGTGCGAGAAGCCGTCTTTGACTTTGTCATTGGCAGACAGTCTGATAACtacttttgattttttatCTCCTACTACCGTTGTTTGTGGTTTAAAGAATGGGTTTGTGGCAGAGTTTGACTTGACTGACCCAGAATTACCTTCATTTTACGAACAAGTCCATGATTCCTACATATTATCCGTTTCAACAGCTTATtcagattttgaagatacGGTCGTCAGTACAGTTGCGGTGGACGGTTACTTTTATATCTTTAACCCAAAAAACATAGCTACAACAAAGACGACGGTATCTAGGTTTAGGGGAAGTAATTTGGTTCCGGTTGTCTATTGTCCTCAAATCTACTCCTACATCTACTCAGATGGCGCGAGTTCCTTAAGAGCTGTGCCGCCTAGAGCTGCTTTCGCAGTTCATCCTTTAGTGTCGCGAGAGACAACCATAACGGCCATTGGAGCGTCAAGACTACATCCAATGGTCCTCGCTGGATCAGCAGATGGAAGTCTGATTATAACGAACGCAGCTAGACGCCTTTTGCATGGTATTAAAAACGGGTCAGCAACTCAAAAGTCATTAAGGCTTTGGAAATGGGATTATAGCATAAAAGATGACAAATATAGAATGGATAGTGCCTATGAAGTGTATCCACTGACAGTTAATGATGTTAGTAAAGCTAGAATAGATGCGCATGGGATTAATATAACGTGCGCAAAATGGAATGAAACGAGTGCGGGAGGTAAATGTTACGCATTTTCTAATAGTGCCGGACTATTAACACTCGAATATCTGTCATAA
- the ESC2 gene encoding Esc2p (Sumo-like domain protein~similar to YDR363W), which produces MSSNTKSTSELSINLDPDNASFSDDNSDDFFMDNSFDVDEIDHCGGSNRRSVIVDSKVTESSPHHSTSPLPDSEDDDANQSYQLLNRSSSENVNTENITERKSDKPSGRTRGRSMMKESVVAISSPESNLSEDKRLPRSRSRSSSSIRSISPAGKYKRQKSSLLYTYDENDDFFKELAREAKKNTSISKESTPGQRKRVYNIKFLSKLEGTINKAVQVKVLGKYEFLKILPAALDGLMKSYKIPKVMKDIYKVENVTLYWNNAKLLNFMTCNSLHIPQDFENEVSDIDVTIVSKEYEKNFEATLESKLKEEETALLIKERQEIERKLEKKRNEQEESEYREFESELKNVEETQEIKENETVINTKRLQGDGRLSGNNSDREKVMKIALMGQDNKKIYVNVRRSTPFSKVAEYYRIQKQLPQKTCIKLLFDHDELDMNECIADQDMEDEDMVDVVIH; this is translated from the coding sequence ATGTCCAGTAACACCAAAAGCACCAGCGAGCTCTCAATTAATCTGGATCCAGATAACGCAAGTTTTTCTGATGACAATAGCGATGACTTCTTTATGGATAATTCTTTTGATGTAGATGAAATCGATCACTGTGGTGGAAGTAATAGGCGAAGTGTCATAGTTGACTCAAAAGTCACGGAATCCTCGCCACACCATTCAACCTCACCATTACCTGATAGCGAAGATGATGACGCAAACCAATCATATCAATTGTTGAACAGATCATCTAGTGAAAATGTCAATACAGAAAATATCACAGAACGCAAATCAGACAAACCTTCGGGTCGGACGAGAGGAAGATCTATGATGAAGGAGTCTGTAGTTGCAATAAGTTCACCTGAGTCTAACTTAAGCGAGGATAAAAGGCTTCCCAGATCTAGATCAAGGTCTAGCTCGAGTATAAGATCAATATCTCCAGCGGGAAAATACAAGCGACAGAAAAGCTCATTATTGTATACCTATGACGAAAATGATgacttcttcaaagaactTGCTAGggaagccaaaaaaaacactAGCATTTCAAAAGAATCAACACCTGGCCAGCGAAAACGAGTTTACAACATTAAATTTCTCTCTAAGCTAGAGGGAACTATAAATAAGGCGGTCCAAGTGAAAGTCCTGGGGAAATAcgaatttttaaaaatacTACCTGCTGCTTTGGACGGATTGATGAAGTCCTATAAGATTCCTAAGGTAATGAAAGATATTTACAAGGTAGAAAATGTTACTCTTTATTGGAACAATGCAAAACTACTCAATTTTATGACTTGTAACTCGCTTCATATCCCTCaggattttgaaaatgaagtaTCTGATATCGATGTTACTATTGTGTCcaaagaatatgaaaagaacTTTGAGGCGACACTAGAATCAAAgttaaaggaagaagaaactgcTTTGCTTATAAAAGAGCGCCAGGAGATCGAAAGAAAGttagagaagaagagaaatgaacaagaagagtCAGAATACCGTGAGTTTGAATctgaattaaaaaatgtgGAAGAAAcacaagaaataaaagaaaatgaaacagTTATTAATACAAAACGTCTGCAAGGGGATGGCCGTCTGTCAGGGAATAATAGTGACAGGGAAAAAGTTATGAAAATTGCTCTTATGGGTCaagataacaaaaaaatctatgTTAATGTTAGGCGTTCAACACCATTTTCTAAAGTTGCCGAATATTACAGGATCCAAAAACAGTTACCACAAAAGACGTGCATTAAATTACTGTTTGATCATGATGAATTGGACATGAATGAGTGTATAGCCGACCAGGATatggaagatgaagatatgGTTGATGTCGTCATTCATTAG
- the SEM1 gene encoding proteasome regulatory particle lid subunit SEM1 (Sumo-like domain protein~similar to YDR363W): protein MSTDVAAAQAQSKIDSTKKKNEEINKKSLEEDDEFEDFPIDTWANGETIKSNSVTQTNIWEENWDDVEVDDDFTNELKAELDRYKRENQ from the coding sequence ATGAGTACTGACGTTGCTGCTGCGCAAGCTCAAAGTAAAATAGattcaacaaaaaaaaagaatgaggAAATAAATAAGAAGTCGCTGGAGGAAGAcgatgaatttgaagattttcCTATTGACACATGGGCCAATGGtgaaacaataaaaagcaATAGTGTAACGCAGACAAACATATGGGAAGAAAACTGGGACGATGTTGAAGTTGATGACGATTTCACCAATGAATTGAAGGCCGAACTAGATAGATATAAACGAGAAAATCAGTGA
- the CDC40 gene encoding Cdc40p (Pre-mRNA splicing factor~similar to YDR364C), with protein sequence MCLVEGYGTSSDSDSDFDESKSIDKKKKRNLHKEDASYEPSQNNIRKRKLHFTKSELKRRRKTRKGGGPWGSWSSSDDETSQTSESHTQEQDIFMHTLAENNQDLEQTETEEVSNFYGKSEKDYQGRGYLHPPNDVDVDLREEIMSSRCYLPKKVIRNYPGHPDGTTALKFLPKTGHLILSGGNDHIIKIWDFYHDYQCLRDFQGHTKPIKALRFTEDCQSFLSSSFDRSVKIWDSETGKVKTKLYLNSTPADVESRPSNPHEFIVGLSNSKILHYDDRVSEKQGLVQTYDHHLSSILALKYFPDGSKFISSSEDKTVRIWENQINVPIKQISDTAQHSMPFLNVHPSHNYFCAQSMDNRIYSFSLKPKYKRHPKKIFKGHSSAGYGISLSFSGDGRYICSGDSKSRLFTWDWNTSRLLNNIKIPGNKPITQVDWHPQETSKVICSGAAGKIYVCD encoded by the coding sequence ATGTGTTTAGTAGAAGGCTATGGCACCAGCTCAGACTCTGATTCAGACTTTGATGAAAGCAAATCCAtcgataaaaaaaaaaaaagaaacttgCATAAAGAAGATGCTTCGTATGAACCCTCTCAGAATAATATTcgtaaaagaaaattacaTTTTACAAAGTCAGAACTAAAAAGAAGACGGAAAACTCGTAAAGGAGGTGGGCCGTGGGGCAGTTGGTCAAGTAGTGACGATGAAACTTCACAAACCAGCGAATCTCATACACAAGAACAGGATATCTTCATGCACACACTAGCTGAGAACAACCAAGATTTAGAGCAGACAGAGACCGAAGAAGTCTCCAATTTTTATGGTAAATCGGAAAAGGATTATCAAGGCAGAGGATATTTACATCCTCCAAATGATGTGGATGTTGATCTTCGTGAGGAAATAATGTCCTCTCGGTGTTACTTGCCAAAAAAAGTCATACGCAACTATCCAGGGCATCCAGATGGGACAACTGCACTGAAgtttttaccaaaaactGGACATTTAATTCTTTCTGGTGGTAATGACCatattataaaaatttgGGATTTTTACCATGACTATCAATGCCTACGAGATTTTCAAGGTCATACCAAGCCTATCAAGGCGTTACGGTTCACCGAAGACTGTCAATCTTTTCTGAGTTCTTCCTTTGATAGAAGCGTTAAAATTTGGGATTCTGAAACTGGTAAAGTGAAAACTAAGCTGTATCTTAACTCAACACCAGCTGATGTTGAATCTCGACCTTCTAACCCCCATGAGTTCATAGTGGGTTTATCGAATTCGAAAATATTACACTATGACGATCGCGTTTCAGAAAAGCAAGGTCTTGTGCAGACATATGATCATCACCTAAGTAGTATTCTGGCTCTGAAGTATTTCCCTGATGGTTCAAAGTTTATTTCATCCTCCGAAGACAAGACGGTAAGAATCTGGGAAAACCAGATCAATGTGCCAATAAAGCAAATAAGTGACACGGCTCAACATTCTATGCCATTTTTAAATGTACATCCATCTCATAACTATTTCTGTGCACAAAGTATGGATAATagaatatattctttcagTTTAAAACCCAAGTATAAGAGGcatccaaaaaaaatattcaaaggGCATTCGTCGGCTGGTTACGGGATAAGCTTGTCATTTTCCGGTGACGGTCGATACATATGTTCAGGCGATTCAAAAAGCAGACTATTTACATGGGACTGGAACACATCGCGTTTATTAAATAACATCAAGATTCCAGGCAATAAGCCTATAACTCAAGTTGACTGGCACCCTCAAGAAACAAGTAAAGTCATTTGCAGTGGCGCTGCAGGTAAGATATATGTATGTGACTAG
- the ESF1 gene encoding pre-rRNA-processing protein ESF1 (Nucleolar protein involved in pre-rRNA processing~similar to YDR365C): MAGEKPEKEGVDARFAGIYSDPKFKNAKTKDHKIKLDSRFSKKDLEVQHKSKVDKYGRKIRDARNNRELEDFDKYFEKEAGNDENTEANAKTAVDRARGEIPDDYVSSSDEFTSSDSESSGESEVESEEESEVVIENSKPESGDVSKTLAVVNLDWDHVKSEDLMITFSSFVPKGGKIERVAIYPSEFGKERMQREEVEGPPKELFQKKNKNKVSKKKKIDDSDSDMDIGINDLYEEGDADKDVDSRALRQYQLDRLRYYYAIVYCSDVTTSKAVYDNCDGTEYESTANMFDLRYVPDGMAFDDEVRDECSILPKNYRPHQFSTDALQHSSVKLTWDETPADRVEVAKRAFTQKEIDDMDFKAYLASDSDESDEQGDEEAKSKLKSLVGDFGINSKKETPNDGDEEVDMEITFTPALEGRDEKPSEGQEETTIEKIRRKEKERRKARKQKVKELKQQSEKDKKSKLKSLNKRHASGGEEIKNNAKSKAELELLMDDDDDDIEAQGTINNKAHFNMNEILRSEKEKHKKGRYQKKERIVEDTFTPDLEDPRFKEVFEDHDFAIDPTQPEFKSTQAMSKILRERSKRAKNKKRKHSGSENDMIKNGGDNADIGNLVNKLKKKSKSSKKVKV, encoded by the coding sequence ATGGCTGGAGAGAAACCGGAAAAAGAAGGTGTAGATGCTAGGTTTGCTGGGATCTACAGCGATCCTAAATTTAAGAACGCGAAAACTAAAGACCATAAAATCAAGCTAGATTCTAGGTTCAGCAAGAAGGATCTAGAAGTACAGCATAAATCTAAAGTTGATAAATATGGTAGAAAAATCAGAGATGCGCGGAATAACAGGGAATTGGAAGATTTCGATAAGTATTTCGAAAAGGAAGCtggaaatgatgaaaatacaGAGGCTAATGCGAAAACAGCAGTTGACCGTGCTCGAGGCGAAATTCCTGATGATTATGTTAGCTCTTCTGATGAATTTACGTCTTCGGATTCTGAATCTTCTGGAGAGAGTGAAGTTgaaagtgaagaagaaagtgaaGTAGTAATTGAAAATTCCAAACCAGAATCTGGTGACGTCTCCAAGACTTTGGCCGTTGTGAATTTGGATTGGGACCATGTTAAATCTGAGGATTTAATGATTACCTTTTCCAGTTTTGTTCCTAAAGGtggtaaaattgaaagagtTGCTATTTATCCAAGTGAATTTGGTAAAGAAAGAATGCAACgtgaagaagttgaaggCCCTCCAAAAGAACTtttccagaaaaaaaataagaacaaagtttcgaagaagaagaaaatcgaTGACTCTGATTCTGATATGGACATCGGTATTAACGACCTGTATGAAGAAGGTGATGCTGATAAAGACGTGGATTCAAGAGCTTTACGTCAATACCAGTTGGATAGATTGAGATACTACTACGCAATAGTTTACTGTAGTGATGTTACTACCTCCAAGGCTGTTTATGATAACTGTGATGGTACTGAATATGAATCAACTGCTAATATGTTCGATTTAAGATATGTTCCCGATGGTATGGCctttgatgatgaagtaAGAGATGAATGTAGCATACTACCTAAGAACTATAGACCACACCAGTTCAGCACAGATGCTCTACAACATTCGAGTGTCAAATTGACTTGGGACGAAACCCCAGCTGATAGAGTCGAAGTTGCTAAGAGGGCCTTTACccaaaaggaaattgaCGATATGGATTTCAAGGCTTATTTGGCGTCAGATAGTGATGAATCGGATGAGCAAGGCGATGAAGAAGCGAAAAGTAAATTAAAGTCGTTGGTTGGTGACTTTGGTATTAATTCCAAGAAGGAAACCCCTAACGATGGAGATGAAGAGGTTGATATGGAAATTACATTTACTCCAGCTTTGGAAGGAAGAGATGAGAAACCGTCTGAAGGCCAAGAAGAAACAACGATagagaaaataagaagaaaagaaaaggaacgTCGTAAGGCAAGAAAGCAGAAAGTAAAGGAATTGAAGCAGCAGTCTGAAAAGGATAAGAAAAGTAAGTTAAAATCTCTTAACAAAAGGCACGCTTCCGGTGGAGAGGAGATCAAAAACAATGCCAAATCAAAGGCTGAACTGGAGCTTTTAatggatgatgatgatgatgatattgaagCACAGGGTACAATAAATAACAAAGCACATTTCAACATGAACGAAATCTTAAGatcagaaaaagaaaaacacaAGAAAGGTAGgtatcaaaagaaagagaggATTGTTGAAGATACTTTCACACCTGATTTAGAAGATCCTAGATTCAAAGAAGTCTTCGAAGATCATGATTTTGCTATCGATCCGACTCAGCCTGAATTCAAAAGTACACAAGCTATGAGTAAGATTTTAAGAGAACGTAGCAAACGTGctaaaaataagaagagAAAGCATAGTGGTAGTGAAAACGATATGATCAAAAACGGAGGTGATAATGCAGATATTGGTAACTTGGTAAAcaagttgaaaaagaaaagtaaatcATCCAAGAAGGTGAAGGTTTAA
- the KEI1 gene encoding Kei1p (Component of inositol phosphorylceramide (IPC) synthase~similar to YDR367W) has protein sequence MRSSLLTLPKSFLGFMPLYLAVEIVLGISILNKCSGAYGILALFTGHPLDFMQWIAYLWSVFTLIVFSQGLYLIHKPNLLVFSQICVLYTIDTISTCFFTLWFTTQWFTLEDTGNGDGNTTLQGINSNSISTGKLTARGTDISKQSATESYEYSMTILITLVSLIFRFYFNFILASFVQELLHHPKYLVDRDDVEQDLKNKPVWKRLWAKSQKACYKLCKNLLE, from the exons ATGAGATCATCTCTTTTAACCCTTCCAAAA TCCTTTTTGGGGTTTATGCCACTATACCTTGCAGTTGAGATTGTCTTAGGTATTTCCATTCTAAACAAATGTAGTGGTGCTTATGGTATCTTAGCATTGTTTACGGGCCATCCGTTGGATTTTATGCAATGGATAGCATATCTTTGGTCGGTGTTTACATTAATTGTATTTTCACAAGGACTGTATTTGATTCATAAGCCAAACTTGCTAGTATTCTCTCAAATCTGCGTACTTTATACAATCGACACCATTTCtacttgtttttttacaCTTTGGTTTACCACCCAATGGTTCACCTTGGAAGACACTGGTAATGGCGATGGAAATACTACATTACAAGGTATTAACAGTAACTCAATATCGACAGGTAAGCTGACAGCGCGGGGTACTGATATAAGTAAACAGAGTGCAACCGAAAGCTACGAATATTCCATGACTATTTTAATTACGTTGGTATCATTGATATTCAGGTTCTACTTTAACTTTATTTTAGCATCTTTTGTTCAAGAATTGCTACACCACCCCAAATATTTAGTTGATAGAGATGATGTTGAACAAGACTTGAAAAACAAACCTGTTTGGAAAAGGCTTTGGGCCAAAAGCCAAAAAGCCTGTTATAAGCTATGTAAGAATTTATTAGAGTAA
- the YPR1 gene encoding trifunctional aldehyde reductase/carbonyl reductase (NADPH)/glucose 1-dehydrogenase (NADP(+)) YPR1 (NADPH-dependent aldo-keto reductase~similar to YDR368W): protein MPATLKNSSATLKLNTGASIPVLGFGTWRSVENNGYHSVIAALKAGYRHIDAAAIYLNEEEVGRAIKDSGVPREEIFITTKLWGTEQRDPEAALNRSLKRLGLDYVDLYLMHWPVPLKTEKVTDGNVLCIPTLEDGTVDIDTREWNFIKTWNLMQELPKTGKTKAVGVSNFSINNIKELLESPSNKLVPAANQIEIHPLLPQDELIAFCKEKGIVVEAYSPFGSANAPLLKEQAIINMAKKHGVEPAQLIISWSIQRGYVVLAKSVNPERIVSNFKIFTLPEDDFKIISNLSKVHGTKRVVNMKWGSFPIFE, encoded by the coding sequence ATGCCTGCTACATTGAAGAATTCTTCTGCtactttgaaattaaatACTGGTGCTTCTATTCCAGTTTTAGGATTTGGCACTTGGCGTTCCGTTGAGAATAATGGTTACCATTCTGTAATTGCAGCTTTAAAGGCTGGCTACAGGCACATTGATGCTGCTGCTATCTATTTGAACGAAGAAGAGGTTGGCAGGGCCATCAAAGATTCCGGAGTCCCTCGTGAGGAAATTTTTATCACTACTAAGCTTTGGGGTACGGAACAACGTGATCCGGAAGCTGCTCTAAACAGATCTTTAAAGAGACTTGGATTGGATTATGTTGATCTATATTTGATGCACTGGCCGGTACCACTGAAAACTGAGAAGGTTACTGATGGTAACGTTTTGTGCATTCCAACATTGGAAGATGGTACCGTTGACATCGATACTAGGGAATGGAATTTTATCAAGACATGGAATCTAATGCAAGAGTTGCCCAAAACGGGCAAGACTAAAGCCGTTGGTGTCTCTAACTTCTCTATTAACAACATTAAAGAATTGTTGGAGTCTCCAAGTAACAAATTGGTGCCAGCTGCCAACCAAATCGAAATTCATCCATTATTGCCACAAGACGAATTGATTGCCttttgtaaagaaaagggtATTGTTGTTGAGGCATACTCGCCATTTGGGAGTGCTAATGCTCCCTTATTGAAAGAGCAGGCAATTATAAACATGGCTAAAAAACACGGCGTTGAGCCAGCACAGCTTATCATCAGTTGGAGTATCCAAAGAGGCTATGTTGTTCTAGCCAAATCCGTTAATCCCGAAAGAATTGTTTCtaatttcaagattttcACTCTACCTGAGgatgatttcaaaattattagTAACTTATCCAAAGTTCATGGTACGAAGAGAGTTGTTAATATGAAATGGGGCTCTTTCccaatttttgaatga